The Phacochoerus africanus isolate WHEZ1 chromosome 3, ROS_Pafr_v1, whole genome shotgun sequence genome window below encodes:
- the GSR gene encoding glutathione reductase, mitochondrial: MWNTAVHSEFMHDHVDYGFQSCESKFNWRVIKEKRDAYVSRLNTIYQNNLTKSHIEIIHGHAAFTSDPQPTVEVNGKKYTAPHILIATGGVPSVPPESQIPGASLGITSDGFFQLEELPSRSVIVGAGYIAVEIAGILSALGSKTSLMIRHDKVLRSFDSIISSNCTEELENAGIEVLKYSQVKEVKKTSSGLELCMVTSVPGRKPTFSTISGVDCLLWAIGRDPNSRGLNLSQLGIQTDDKGHIIVDEFQNTNVKGVYAVGDVCGRALLTPVAIAAGRKLAHRLFECKEDSKLDYDNIPTVVFSHPPIGTVGLTEDEAICKYGKENVKIYSTTFTPMYHAVTKRKTKCVMKMVCANKEEKVVGIHMQGIGCDEMLQGFAVAVKMGATKSDFDNTVAIHPTSSEELVTLR; this comes from the exons GGTTATAAAGGAAAAGCGCGATGCCTACGTGAGCCGACTGAACACCATCTATCAAAATAATCTGACCAAG TCCCACATAGAAATCATCCACGGCCATGCAGCATTCACGAGCGACCCCCAGCCTACAGTAGAGGTCAACGGGAAGAAGTACACAGCTCCTCACATCCTGATTGCCACAGGTGGCGTACCCTCGGTCCCCCCGGAGAGCCAGATCCCTG GTGCCAGCCTAGGAATTACCAGTGATGGGTTTTTTCAGCTGGAAGAATTGCCCAG CCGCAGTGTCATTGTTGGGGCCGGTTACATTGCTGTGGAGATAGCTGGGATCCTTTCTGCCCTGGGCTCTAAGACGTCACTGATGATACGACATGATAAG GTGCTTAGGAGTTTTGATTCAATCATCAGCTCCAACTGTACTGAAGAGCTGGAGAATGCTGGCATAGAGGTGCTGAAGTACTCACAG GTCAAGGAAGTCAAAAAAACTTCTTCCGGCCTGGAACTCTGCATGGTTACTTCAGTTCCTGGTAGGAAACCCACCTTTAGCACCATTTCAGGTGTTGACTGCTTGCTCTGGGCCATTGGGCGGGACCCAAACTCCAGGGGCCTGAATTTAAGCCAACTG GGGATTCAAACTGATGACAAAGGTCATATCATAGTAGATGAATTCCAGAATACTAATGTAAAAGGCGTTTACGCAGTTGGGGACGTGTGTGGAAGAGCGCTTCTTACTCCAG TTGCGATTGCTGCTGGCCGGAAACTTGCCCATAGACTTTTTGAGTGCAAAGAAGATTCCAAATTAGACTATGACAACATCCCCACAGTGGTATTTAGTCACCCCCCTATTGGGACAGTGGGACTCACAGAAG ATGAGGCCATTtgtaaatatggaaaagaaaatgtgaagattTATTCCACCACCTTTACTCCAATGTATCATGCtgttaccaaaaggaaaacaaaatgtgtgATGAAAATGGTTTGTGCCAACAAAGAGGAAAAG GTAGTTGGGATCCATATGCAAGGAATTGGGTGCGATGAAATGCTGCAGGGTTTTGCAGTCGCAGTAAAAATGGGAGCAACAAAATCTGACTTTGATAACACTGTTGCCATTCATCCTACCTCTTCAGAAGAACTGGTCACACTTCGTTGA